Proteins from one Impatiens glandulifera chromosome 2, dImpGla2.1, whole genome shotgun sequence genomic window:
- the LOC124926184 gene encoding 60S ribosomal protein L3-1, with translation MSHRKFEHPRHGSLGFLPRKRANRQRGKVKAFPKDDQSKPCRLTAFLGYKAGMTHIVREVEKPGSKLHKKETCEAVTIVEVPPMVIVGVVGYIKTPRGLRSLNTVWAQHLSEEVKRRFYKNWCKSKKKAFTKYSKTYESDEGKKDIHTQLEKMKKYATVIRVLAHTQIRKMKGLKQKKAHMMEIQVNGGTIAQKVDYAYGFFEKQVPVDAVFQKDEMVDIIGVTKGKGYEGVVTRWGVSRLPRKTHRGLRKVACIGAWHPARVSFTVARAGQNGYHHRTELNKKIYRLGKAGSETHTADTEFDRTEKDITPMGGFPHYGVVKDDFLMIKGCCVGPKKRVVTLRQSLLTQTSRLALEEIKLKFIDTSSKFGHGRFQTTEEKQKFYGRLKA, from the exons ATGTCTCACAGGAAGTTCGAGCACCCTAGACACGGTTCTCTTGGGTTTCTCCCAAGAAAACGTGCTAATCGCCAAAGGGGAAAGG TGAAGGCTTTTCCTAAGGATGATCAAAGCAAGCCCTGCAGGCTCACTGCTTTCCTTGGTTACAAGGCTGGGATGACCCACATTGTCAGGGAAGTGGAGAAACCTGGATCAA AGCTTCACAAGAAGGAGACCTGTGAGGCCGTGACCATTGTTGAGGTTCCCCCAATGGTCATCGTTGGAGTCGTTGGATATATCAAGACACCACGTGGTCTGCGTTCCTTGAACACTGTCTGGGCTCAACATTTGAGTGAGGAAGTGAAAAGAAGATTCTACAAGAACTGGTGCAAGTCAAAGAAGAAGGCTTTTACCAAATACTCAAAGACATACGAGTCTGATGAAGGCAAGAAAGATATCCATACACAGTTGGAGAAAATGAAGAAGTATGCCACTGTTATCAGGGTTTTAGCCCATACTCAG ATCAGGAAAATGAAGGGATTGAAGCAGAAGAAGGCACATATGATGGAAATCCAGGTGAATGGAGGAACAATCGCACAGAAAGTTGACTATGCATACGGTTTCTTTGAGAAACAGGTTCCAGTTGATGCTGTCTTCCAAAAGGATGAAATGGTTGACATCATAGGTGTGACAAAGGGTAAGGGTTATGAAGGTGTTGTCACTCGTTGGGGAGTCTCAAGACTTCCACGTAAGACTCACAGAGGTCTTAGGAAAGTTGCTTGTATTGGTGCTTGGCATCCGGCTAGGGTTTCCTTCACTGTTGCTAGAGCTGGTCAGAATGGTTACCATCATCGTACCGAATTGAACAAGAAGATCTACAGGCTTGGAAAGGCTGGATCTGAAACTCACACTGCTGATACAGAGTTTGACAG GACCGAGAAGGACATCACTCCAATGGGAGGCTTCCCACATTACGGTGTTGTGAAGGACGATTTCTTGATGATCAAGGGTTGTTGTGTCGGACCCAAGAAGAGGGTTGTAACCCTTCGACAGTCTCTGTTGACTCAGACATCCCGTTTGGCCTTGGAGGAGATCAAGCTCAAGTTTATCGACACATCGTCCAAGTTTGGGCACGGTCGCTTCCAAACCACAGAAGAGAAGCAGAAGTTCTATGGACGTCTCAAGGCTTAA